The Populus trichocarpa isolate Nisqually-1 chromosome 11, P.trichocarpa_v4.1, whole genome shotgun sequence genome has a segment encoding these proteins:
- the LOC7470936 gene encoding uncharacterized protein LOC7470936 isoform X2: MFQNLNSKSRVQYVRWKEECRQIFPVVGSGKFITAPVITEDGQPIQEPLVILETNQDRGPSQDGNSAEIGSSHAYATNQSRTNASCSEMVKELTSHGPLDHKVIQWMLTLHQIGLDVHRTDRTLVFYEKQENLSKLWDILAVYAWIDTDVGYCQGMSDLCSPMIMLLEDEADAFWCFERLMRRLRGNFRCTGRTVGVETQLSNLAEITQVIDPKLHQHLDALGGGDYLFAFRMLMVLFRREFSFCDSLYLWEMMWALEYDPDLFSVYEELELNGEKHEGSKGRVKSIRHYGKFERENMKNGAANSEGPLPMSVFLVASVLKDKSSKLLHEARGLDDVVRILNDMTGNLDAKKACSGAMKLHRKYLKKAKKA, translated from the exons ATGTTCCAAAatctaaattcaaaatcaag GGTACAATATGTTAGGTGGAAAGAAGAGTGCCGCCAAATATTTCCTGTTGTCGGAAGTGGAAAATTTATTACAGCGCCTGTAATCACTGAAGATGGTCAGCCCATTCAGGAACCATTAGTAATTTTAGAAACAAATCAAGACAGAGGCCCCTCTCAAGATGGTAATTCTGCTGAAATTGGCAGTTCACATGCCTATGCcacaaatcaatcaagaacAAATGCATCCTGTTCAGAAATGGTGAAAGAGCTTACGAGCCATGGCCCTTTGGACCACAAAGTGATCCAGTGGATGCTTACCTTACATCAAATAG GTCTTGATGTGCATCGCACTGACAGGACATTGGTGTTTTATGAGAAGCAGGAGAACTTGTCAAAACTTTGGGATATTTTAGCTGTTTATGCCTGGATCGATACAGATGTCGGCTATTGTCAAG GAATGAGTGATCTTTGCTCACCCATGATAATGCTTCTTGAAGATGAAGCGGATGCATTTTGGTGTTTTGAACGATTGATGCGCAGATTG cgAGGAAATTTCAGATGCACTGGGAGAACTGTTGGGGTGGAGACACAACTTAGTAATTTGGCTGAAATTACTCAAGTCATTGATCCAAAACTTCATCAGCATTTAg ATGCACTTGGCGGAGGTGACTATTTATTTGCTTTCCGCATGCTCATGGTTTTGTTCCGCCGAGAATTTTCATTTTGTGATTCACTCTACCTTTGGGAG ATGATGTGGGCCCTTGAATACGACCCTGATTTGTTCTCTGTATATGAAGAGCTGGAACTGAATGGTGAGAAACATGAGGGATCTAAGGGAAGAGTAAAGTCCATACGGCACTATGGGAAGTTCGAAagggaaaatatgaaaaatgggGCAGCAAATTCTGAAGGCCCCCTCCCCATGTCTGTTTTTCTTGTTGCGAGTGTATTGAAAGATAAGAGCTCTAAGCTTTTGCACGAAGCTCGAGGCCTGGATGATGTTGTCAGG ATATTGAATGACATGACTGGAAATTTAGATGCCAAAAAAGCATGCAGCGGTGCAATGAAACTTCACagaaagtatttaaaaaag GCGAAGAAGGCATAG
- the LOC7470936 gene encoding uncharacterized protein LOC7470936 isoform X1: protein MWRDPGQPADSYYQVRPECTDVPKSKFKIKAGRTLSSRKWQAAFTPEGYLDISKTLSRIYRGGIHPSIRGEVWEFLLGCYDPKSTFDERDQIRQRRRVQYVRWKEECRQIFPVVGSGKFITAPVITEDGQPIQEPLVILETNQDRGPSQDGNSAEIGSSHAYATNQSRTNASCSEMVKELTSHGPLDHKVIQWMLTLHQIGLDVHRTDRTLVFYEKQENLSKLWDILAVYAWIDTDVGYCQGMSDLCSPMIMLLEDEADAFWCFERLMRRLRGNFRCTGRTVGVETQLSNLAEITQVIDPKLHQHLDALGGGDYLFAFRMLMVLFRREFSFCDSLYLWEMMWALEYDPDLFSVYEELELNGEKHEGSKGRVKSIRHYGKFERENMKNGAANSEGPLPMSVFLVASVLKDKSSKLLHEARGLDDVVRILNDMTGNLDAKKACSGAMKLHRKYLKKAKKA from the exons ATGTGGAGAGATCCTGGACAGCCTGCTGATTCGTACTATCAGGTCCGGCCTGAATGCACCGATGTTCCAAAatctaaattcaaaatcaag GCAGGTAGAACTTTAAGTTCAAGGAAATGGCAGGCTGCATTTACTCCAGAAGGATACCTGGATATAAGCAAGACCCTTAGTCGAATCTACCGTGGG GGGATCCATCCATCAATTAGAGGAGAAGTTTGGGAATTTCTACTCGGTTGTTATGATCCTAAGAGTACATTTGATGAACGAGATCAGATTCGACAGCGTAGAAG GGTACAATATGTTAGGTGGAAAGAAGAGTGCCGCCAAATATTTCCTGTTGTCGGAAGTGGAAAATTTATTACAGCGCCTGTAATCACTGAAGATGGTCAGCCCATTCAGGAACCATTAGTAATTTTAGAAACAAATCAAGACAGAGGCCCCTCTCAAGATGGTAATTCTGCTGAAATTGGCAGTTCACATGCCTATGCcacaaatcaatcaagaacAAATGCATCCTGTTCAGAAATGGTGAAAGAGCTTACGAGCCATGGCCCTTTGGACCACAAAGTGATCCAGTGGATGCTTACCTTACATCAAATAG GTCTTGATGTGCATCGCACTGACAGGACATTGGTGTTTTATGAGAAGCAGGAGAACTTGTCAAAACTTTGGGATATTTTAGCTGTTTATGCCTGGATCGATACAGATGTCGGCTATTGTCAAG GAATGAGTGATCTTTGCTCACCCATGATAATGCTTCTTGAAGATGAAGCGGATGCATTTTGGTGTTTTGAACGATTGATGCGCAGATTG cgAGGAAATTTCAGATGCACTGGGAGAACTGTTGGGGTGGAGACACAACTTAGTAATTTGGCTGAAATTACTCAAGTCATTGATCCAAAACTTCATCAGCATTTAg ATGCACTTGGCGGAGGTGACTATTTATTTGCTTTCCGCATGCTCATGGTTTTGTTCCGCCGAGAATTTTCATTTTGTGATTCACTCTACCTTTGGGAG ATGATGTGGGCCCTTGAATACGACCCTGATTTGTTCTCTGTATATGAAGAGCTGGAACTGAATGGTGAGAAACATGAGGGATCTAAGGGAAGAGTAAAGTCCATACGGCACTATGGGAAGTTCGAAagggaaaatatgaaaaatgggGCAGCAAATTCTGAAGGCCCCCTCCCCATGTCTGTTTTTCTTGTTGCGAGTGTATTGAAAGATAAGAGCTCTAAGCTTTTGCACGAAGCTCGAGGCCTGGATGATGTTGTCAGG ATATTGAATGACATGACTGGAAATTTAGATGCCAAAAAAGCATGCAGCGGTGCAATGAAACTTCACagaaagtatttaaaaaag GCGAAGAAGGCATAG